TAGCAGGAAGATTTGAAGGTATTCCAGCATATGACGCTTTTGGAGGTCAAGTTGCTTATCGCCGTCCTGGTTATGTTATTGCGGTAGAATATGGCTTTTCCTATCGATTAGGCAAACATGGATTTAGCTTATTCATTCCTTACAACGTAGTTAAAAACCGAATTCAAAGTGCAGCTGATATTGCTAGCCAGAACTTACAAAATTCTACAATTACAGATCCAAGTAAATATGTGCATGTACAAGGTGATGCCGCTTTTGCTGATTATTCAATCAACATAGGTTATAATTACCGTTTCAGCTTAAACAATAAGATCAAGGTAACTATGAAACATTAGTTTGTTAAAGAAAAAAACAACCTTTAGTCAGTGGTATTTTTTACCAAAAAAACAATGAAAAAACAACCAATTAAAACATAAACGATGAAAAAATCATCTTCATTATACAGTGTCTTTATTATTATTTTATTTATTACTAATTTATTTATTACTCAAAAAACCAATGCTCAAGGTTGCGTTGCCATTAAAGGAAACGCTACAAGTTGCATGATGGTTCATCCTGACAGTACTAATGTTGCTCAATGGCAATTTACAACTAGTGGCCGTTATTTTAAGTCTTTTAGACATTTCTCAGGAACGACTGAAAACAAAGACCGATTAATTCAAGGAACGGAAGTCATCAATTATTCCTCCATCGTTAATCTTTCATTGACTCGAATAATCGACAATCGCTGGTCAGCAATGGTAGATATTCCAATTTTAAATAATGTACGTTCATCCTTGTACGAACATGGTCTTGTGGATGGCGTTTATGTTAAAAAAGAAAGAAATACGACAAGTTCATTTGGATTAGGTGATATTCGATTTGCAGTTTACAGATGGCTATTAGACCCTCTTAAAAATAAAAAAATAAATATCCAACTAGGACTAGGACTTAAACTAGCAACTGGAGATTATAATTATAAAGACTATTGGCATAATGTAGGTCCTAATGGCACCAATGAGTTGCGTCCTGTTGACCAATCAATTCAACTAGGAGATGGAGGTACTGGAATTACATTAGAATTAAATACTTTCTATAATTTCACAGACAATTTTGGCATGTATGGTAACTTCTATTACTTGAGCAATCCTAGAGAACAAAACGGAACAAGAACCTATAGAGAAACTTTATCTCCAAGATTAGCAAATGAAGCTATCTCAAGTGTACCTGATCAATACATGGCGAGAGCGGGCTTTAACTATTTATTTAACCACATCCATGGATTAACATTAGCAGCTGGTGCAAGAGTAGAAGGAATCCCAGTGTATGATATTATAGGTGGCAGCGGTGATTTTCGCCGACCAGGATATATTTGGTCAGTAGAGCCATCGGTAAACTACGAGTATAAAAAAGTGATTTTATTTGCATCGGTTCCATTTGCAGTAGCTAGAAACCGTACACAAAGTGTAACAGATAAAGAAAATTCAGCTACAACTGGCACTCATGTTCAAGGAGATGCAGCATTTGCTGATTATACAATCAATATAGGACTATCAACGAGATTTTAACGAAAAGCGACGGACTATTAATTTGTCTACTATACTATTTTAGTAAAATTAATAGTCCGTTTTTAATTTTTTTTCAATTAATACAATTGCCCAATTACCACTTCATTTATTATTACTAAAATGAAGACAAAACCGAAACTTTACAATTTCAAAAAAAAAATACTATGGAAGCTACTTTCAACTCTTTATATTTTTCATTTAGCACAAAAATGGAAAAACACAGCATTACCTTAATGCGCATTGCTCTTGCTATTGTTTACATTTGGTTTGGTGCTTTGAAAATTTTCGGAATGAGCCCCGCAGGAGAACTAGTAGAAGAAACTGTATATTGGTTTAGACCCGAAATATTTGTCCCCATTTTAGGAATTTGCGAAGTACTGATTGGCCTTGGTTTACTTGTGAAACGCTTCATCCCTTATACCATTATATTACTATTACTACACATGTGTGCTACGTTATTTCCAGTTTTTATATTACAAAAAGTTTGTTTTGATGCTTTTCCATACTGCCCTACTTTAGTGGGTCAATACATCATCAAAAATGTAGTCTTAATTGCAGGAGCACTAGTAATTGCAGGAAATTCGAACAAAACAATATTAAACAAGAAATAAAAATAGAGTAATCACCAATTCTTACACTAAACAATGAAAAAAACCATATTATGCTGTTTCCTCTTAACGGCATTTTTAACGAACGCCCAAACAGATACCGATGCGATTATGATGGGGAAACAAAATTTTTGTGTTGGATCAATTTACCAATACAGTAGTTGGAAACAATATTGGGAAGGAAGTATTAAAAGAGACAACCTAAACATGGGAACCGTTTCAACAAAATCAATTTCAATGATGGGAAACTATGGTATTTCTGATAATTTAAACGTATTATTTAGTTTGCCATATGTACAAACAAATGCTTCTGCCGGAACCATGAGTGGGCAAAAGGGAATTCAAGATTTATCCCTAACCTTAAAGTATATGCCTATAGAAAAAAATATAGGTAATGGTATTTTTTCCTTATATGTAATTGGTGGATTTTCGACACCCGTTTCTAACTATACTCCAGATTATTTGCCGTTAAGTATTGGTTTACATACTAAAACAGGGCAAATTAGACTAATGGGAGATTATCAGATAGGGAAATTATTCACAACCATTTCAGGGACGTATATTAAAAGAGGGAATGCTACACTTGATCGAAATACTTATTTAACGGATGAAATTCATTATACAAATAAAGTCGATATGCCAGATGCCATAGCAGTCAATTTTAGATTTGGTTATCGTTCTAGCAGATTAATTGCTGAAGCCGTGCTTGATAATTGGGTGACACAATCTGGAGGATTTGATATTACAAAAAACAATATGCCATTTATAAGTAATACTATGAACACTTTAAAATACGGATTTAATTCTAAATATACTTTTAAAAACCTCCCTGAATTGTCAATCGTTAGCGGATGCAACTTTGTAATTAGCGGAAGAAATGTGGGGCAATCAAACACTGTCTATGGTGGTTTGTTTTATATTTTAAATTTAAAAAAAACACAGAAAGAAGATGAAAAATAGAAACATAAAAATAATTCGAAACTCTCTTTTTGTCTTATTACTTACAATAACCTATTCGTGTAGTAATGATATCACCGAAAGTAATGAACAATATGCCACTTTGAATCCAAAAAGCA
The Flavobacterium sp. WC2421 genome window above contains:
- a CDS encoding DoxX family membrane protein, with amino-acid sequence MEATFNSLYFSFSTKMEKHSITLMRIALAIVYIWFGALKIFGMSPAGELVEETVYWFRPEIFVPILGICEVLIGLGLLVKRFIPYTIILLLLHMCATLFPVFILQKVCFDAFPYCPTLVGQYIIKNVVLIAGALVIAGNSNKTILNKK